A segment of the Bradyrhizobium sp. CCBAU 53340 genome:
TTTCAGCGTGACGGTGGGCGCAGGCAGCACCAAGGTTGGCGTGCTCCGCGGCCAGGTTGAAGTCTCCGATTTCAGGACGGGGCAGATCGCCCAGGTGATGCCGGGACAGGCGGCCGCCGCCTTCGAGCACGGCAAGGCCGGTCTTAGCCTGAGCGGCGCCGGTACGCTCAATCCGATCGAGCAAGGCAAGCCGCGCGCCTCGACGATCGAACGCGTCCCCGTGCCCAAGTCGGGCCTGTCGGCGCCGCGCGATGCGGGAGGCGGCCATGCGATCCATGCGCTTGGTCCGATCGACAAGGGCACCAAGACGGCAGGTATGCCGACGCCGTCGCATCAGGTCACCGGAGCTCACCCGCCGAAGGCCGGCGTCGTGCACATCTCCAGCTCGCTGGGCGAGGTCAAGCTGAACTTCCACAAGGTCACGCACGGACTGGCCCACAGCGCTGCTGCACCGGGGCAAGTCCGCAATGCGAATGCCAGCACCGATACGGTGTGGAGCGATAATAAGTCGAGCACGACGACCACTGCGTCCAACAGCTCGTCGGTCACGGCAGTCACCCTGAGCAGCAGTGGATCCGCAGCCAGCGCCTCATCGGGTGCAACAAATGTTGCGACCACCGCTGGGTCGACCAAGGATAATTCCGGCGCCAATAACGACAACAATGGCAACGGGACCATGGGCAACGGGAATGGCGGTAACGGCAATAACGGTGCCACCGGCAACGGTATCGGAAACGGCGGCGGCAATGGCAACGGTGGTGGCCACGGCAATGGCCACAGACACTAGGGCGATTTCCTAGGGGACGAGGGGGCGCACCTGCAGAAGCGGGTGCGCGGGAGGATCGGGTGAAACGCTATCGGCCACACATCCTTGTCGTGATCGCGCTGGCGGTCGTGCTGTCCACGGGATGGCACGGCGCGCTTCGCAATGCGCTCACCGATCTCCGCTTCGCCTGGGAATCTCGTTCCGCCAGCGGCAACGTCGTCGTGGTGGCGATCGACGCCCCCTCGATCGCTCAGATCGGCGTGTGGCCGTGGCCGCGCCGCCTGCACGCCGACCTTCTGCGCAGGCTCGAGAGCGCCGGTGCGCCGGACGTGGCCTTCGACATCGATTTCAGCACGCCGTCGGATCCGGCCTCCGACGAGGCCTTCGTCACCGCGCTCCGGGAGGTCGGCGGCTCGACCATTCTGCCGTCCTTCAAGCAACCGACGCCCAATGGTGGTCCGGCTCACATCAATCGTCCGCTGAAGCCTTTCGGCAATCAGTCGTGGCCGGCCCTCGTCAATGTCGCGGTCGAACCCGATGGGCTCGTTCGCCGCTACCCGGTCGGCGAGAAGCTCGGGGATGTCCAGATGCCCTCGATGGCCGTCGTGCTGGCCGGGCAGGACGCCAATCGGCGGCCGCCCTTCCTGATCGACTTCAGCATTCGGCCGGGATCGATTCCAGTTGTTTCCTATATCGACGTGCTGCGGGGGAATGCCGCGGCACTCAACAAGCTGAGGGACAAAAAGGTCATTGTCGGTGCTACGGCACTCGAGCTGGGCGACCGGTTCAGTGTCCCGAATGGCCGCATCGTCGCTGGACCCGTCCTCCAGGCCCTGGCGGCAGAATCGGTGCTTCAGAACCGCATGCTGCGCTGGACGTCCGATGCCGGCATGGTCGCCGGTCTCGGCCTGATCTGCCTACTGATGATGTATTCATGGCGCCGTGTCGCGCCGGGCGTCCGCGTCGCGATCCTGATCGCGGCCGGAGCCGGCATCGAACTGACCGCGGTCCTCGTGCAGCAACGATGGCCGCTTGTGATCGATACCTCGCTGTTCCACATCGCGATCGTCGCCTATCTGACGGCGATCGCGCTGGATGAGATCGATTTCCGGAGCCTGCTGGGGCGCATCGCCGAAAGTCGTTTTCATCGTATCGCGATGTCGCTCGGCGATGGCTTGGTCTGCACCGACGAAGATCACCGGATCACGGTCTGGAATCCCGGCGCGAGCGCGATCTTCGGCTACATGCCGACCGAGATGATCGGTCGCCCGTTCGAAATACTTTGCGCAGTTCCGGCCGACGCCGGCACGAAGACTTTCGCCATTCGCGACGCCGCGCGCCAGGCGCTGCTGGTGCCCGGCGGTGCCGTCGTCGTCGAGTTCGAGGGCCGGCGCAAGAATGGCGAGATTTTCGCGGTCGAGGCGAGCTTCTCGGGTTGGCAGGGAACGGACGGCTTCCAATATGGCGCGATCCTGCGCGACATTTCCGTGCGCAAGCGCGAGGCAGAACGCGTCAGGTATCTGGCCGAATATGACGCACTGACGGGGCTTGCCAACCGCAACACGCTGCACGCGGGCCTTGTCAGTCTGATCGCTGCGGCCGAGCGGCGCTCTTCCGAAGCTGCGCTGCTCGTGCTGGGGCTCGATGGCTTTCAGCAGATCAACGACATGCTGGGACACGCGGCCGGCGACCTCGTGCTGCGCGCGGTGGCCGAACGGCTACGGACCGAAGCCGATAGCAATGCGGTCGTCGCCCGGCTCAGCGGCGACGAGTTCGCGATTGCGCTGGATGGCGCAAGCATCGGCGAGCCGATTGCAGCGTTTGCCGAGCGGATTGCGCGCTCGTTCGAGACGCCGCTCGCAACGGGTACGCGCCAGCATCGGGTCAGGATCAGCATAGGTGTTGCGGTCTATCCGGATGGTGGACAAAGCGCCGATGATCTCCTGGGCAACGGCCACCTTGCGCTGAGCAAGGCCAAGCTGACGCGGCGGGGCGGTCATGTGATTTTCAAGAGCGCGATCCGGCAGGAGCTGGAGAATCGGCTGACCTTGGAGAGCGAACTGGCACTCGCCGCCGATCGTGGCGAGTTCGAGCTGTTCTACCAGCCTCAGGTTCGTCTGATCGATGGCGGTCTAATCGGAGCCGAAGCGCTGATCCGCTGGCGGCATCCGGTTCGCGGCTACGTCTCGCCCGGAGAGTTCATGCCGGTGGTCAATACCTCGGCGCTGTCCGAGCGGATCGCGGGCTGGGTGATGGAGACCGCCGTCCGACAGGCGCGTGCCTGGGAATTGTCGGGCAACGCGGTGCGGGTTGCGATCAACCTGTCGCCGTCGCAACTGCACTCCGGCGATCTCGCGCATTCGGTCGCGGAGCTGCTGAAATCGACGGGATTGACCCCCTCGCTCCTCGAGATCGAGGTCACCGAGGACATCCTGCTGCACGACGAGGTCCGGGTGCTCGACATGTTCAAGCGGATCCAGCAGCTCGGCGTCCGCATCCTGTTCGACGATTTCGGAACGGGTTATGCAAGCCTGAGCTATCTGAAGAAGTTTCCGCTCGATGGGCTCAAGATCGACCGCTCGTTCGTGCTCGACCTGCTCGCCGATTCCGACGACGCCGCCATCGTCGGCTCGACCATCGGCCTCAGCAAGCAACTTGGCCTGACGGTCGTTGCCGAAGGTATCGAGAATCGCGCCACGGCGGATTTCCTGATCAGCATGGGATGCGAGGAAGGGCAGGGTTATTTCTTCGGCCGTCCGATGCCCGCCGAGACGTTCGAGAAACAATTTCTGGCGGCTGAGCTTGAAGCCGTCAGCGCTGCGTGAACCTCCTCAGGTTGAGACAGCAGCTTCACTGTCGTACCTCCGGCAGCACAGATTCCCATCACATGTGAAGGGCCGCAATGTGCGGCCCTTCTTGTTCGATCAGGCAGCTCCTATCGGATCAATCGATCTCTTCGATCACGCGGCGTTCTTGCGGCTCGACGATGTAGGTGCGGCTGTCCCGGTTGATGTACCGGTACTCGCGAAGGGTCGGAGCATCCCGATACACCTCTTCCGGAAATGCCTCGATCTCCATGCCCTCCGGCACGCGCTCGCCGGTCCGGATCTCGGTGCGGACCGTGCTGCCGGTCGTCCGGCGCTCGCGCTCAACCGGTCGCGCTTTCGCGTGCTTGCGGATCACCTCACGGTCGTGATCGCTGAATGTTGTCTTGCGCTTCTCGATGGGTGCGGGCGCCGATGCTGTCGAGCGGCCGGAGTAGGGCAGGACCGCCACGATCTTGTAGCTGGACGGCTCTATGATCACGATCTCGTCCTTCACCAGGACGAAGTTGTAGCCACGATACTGCGGCATGATCTGGACGACGTCGGCCGGCAGCGGCTGCAGACGGACATCGCGCGGCACGACCGTACCGACCGATAGCGAGAAGTTCACCTTGGTCAGCGGCTGCACGTTCAGGTGCGAAATCGACGAGCTGATGCGTGTCCGCTGCTGATCGTCGATGTTCGCCGACGCATTCACATTGGTATTCGACGAACGGTCGGCCGTGTTCTGCTGATTGTTCGGCTGCTGGGCCGTATTGGTCGCGTTGCTGCCCGTCGGCGACTGTGCCTGGTTGGTGCCCGATGCCGGCGGATTTGCGCTCTGGGTATTCGAGGGAGGGGGAGGATTGGTCTGTGCCTGGTTCGAAGGCGTCGTGCTCTGATTGGAGGGCTGACTGGTTTGTGCCTGGTTGGTCGAAGTGCCCGAAGTCGGGGCCTGCGTGGTGTTGGTGCCCGAATTTGGGTTTGACGTCTGGCCAGCAGCGGTCTGACCAGTCGACGGCGGAGACTGCGTCTGAGCCGAATTCGTCGAAGGATTGGTCTGCGCAGATCCCGGAGACGAGTTGGATGACGGGGCGGACGTCGCAGGCGACGGCGTCGTCGTCGATGTGGAGTCCTGCTGACGCTGCGCAGCCGACGGGTTGGAGTTCGATGTGCTCGGAGAAGATTGCGCGAGCGCCGAAGTCGCGATCGCGACAGCGGCGGTTGTAGCCAGGAATAGACGCTTGTTCATTTGAAACCTCCTAAATGCGGATGTCGATCAACCCTCGCCGTGCTGCGCGGTTCCGATTCGGGAAGATTCGGCAATAGCGGGAGTTGTGTTTGTTGAGGGAGACCGCGGATTGCTGCTGTAGCGAAAGGACTGAAGCCGCCGCCGGAGCGGAACTTCAATCCCCGCCGGCCATCGGCAGTGGCGCACACGCGCGCATCAGTTGGCGATATCGACCTTCATACTCGCGCGCCATTCGGCTCGCGGCGAACCGCTCCTCGAAACGGGCGCGCACCCTCCTTCGATCGAGTCGACCAACTTCGTTGACTGCGGCGATCGCCTGTTCCTCGCCGTCCACGATAAAGCCCGTGACGCCGTCCTCCACGACTTCCGGCACCGATCCCGAACGGTAGGCGATGACGGGCGTTCCGCACGCCATCGCTTCGATCATGACCAGCCCGAAGGGTTCCGGCCAATCGATCGGAAACAGCAAGGCGGCTGCACCGGCGAGAAACGGCTGCTTGCGAATTTCGTCGACCTCGCCAACAAGCTGGATCTTCTTGCCGTCGATCTCCGGTTCGAGTCTTTTCTTGAAATAGGCCGTCTCCGCGCGGGGTATCTTGGCGGCGATGCGCAGCGGCATGCGGGCGGCGCGCGCGATACGGATGGCGTCTTCCGGCCCTTTCTCTGCGGTGAGCCGTCCGAGAAAAGCCAGGTACGAACCACTCTCGTAGCATGGCTGAAACAGATCCCGGGGCAGCCCGTGCGGAATCGTCGCGAGCCAGTTCGCGTCCGGAAGCGGACGGCGCTGGTTGTCCGAGATGGCAACGAATGGGGCTTTGGAAAACCTCGCGACTACATCGGATAGACCCGGAAGGTCGAGCCGGCCGTGCATCGTCGTCAGAAACGGCACCCCGGTCCGGCTCAGCACGGGCAGGGGCAGCCAGTCCACATGGGAGTGGATCACGTCGAAGTCGCGGGCACGCTCGGCGATGGCCTCAATCAGCAGCGCGCGGGCGGCGCTCGGATCGACGCCCCTCCGCCCCAGGCGGAGAGCCCGCGGCCAGACCGCGTGAAGCCTTCCCTTCGTATTTGAATCGCCGCTTGCGAACAGGGTGACGTCATGACCAAGCGCGACCAGCTCGTCCACCAACCAAGCGATCACCCGTTCCGTGCCGCCGTAAAGCTTGGGAGGAACGCTCTCGGCCAACGGTGCAAGCTGGGCGATCCGCATCCGACTAGGCCCCAAATGCGATGCGCAAGCCGATTACGATGATCGCCGAGATAACGAATGAAATGGCAAGCAACGTCCAACTCGGCCTTGTGCTTCCGCGGGCCACGCGCGCGACGAGCATTTTCATGCTCGTCAACATTCGTCTTCAGAGAGTCGGTGCAGGTAGGCTATCCCGAAGCTGGCGAGTTCTTCGGTATCGCTTTCGCGCTCTTCTCCTCTTCTGTGCAGGTGACGCTCCAGCAGACAGCGCCGGCTGTCGTGAGCGTCGATATCGGGACGCTGGGCCCGGTACACCGTCCATGCGGTCTCCGTTGCGTTCTTCAAGACGACTTCGTCGACCATGCTGTCTCTCCAAGGCGGACCCAGTCGCTGCCAACTCAAGGCACTTCGGAAGGTTTCCAGTTTTTCCCGCTCTTTAGACGAAGAGAGGAGACACACGCGGTCAGCAGCAACCATTGCCTATTTTTCCCGTTATCCACGGGGCGCAAGCAATGTGGATGTGAAAGGAAATTTCGATGAATAGGATCGCAATGTCGACACTGATGGTCGGCGCACTCGGTCTGAGCTCGGTAGCGGCAACGTCTCCCGCCGAAGCTCAGTGGCGAGACTGGGGACCGGGTATCGCCGGCGGCCTTGTTGCGGGCGCCGTGATCGGCGGGCTAGCCTCCTCGGCCTATGGCTGGGGGCCGGGCTACGGCTATTACGGATACGGTCCAGGCTACTACGGTGCTGGCTACTATGGCGGCCCCTACGCATACGACTACGACTATGGATATGATGCGCCGTACCGTTGGGGCAGCGGATACGCCACGACCACCTACTACACGCGGCCGGTCACATACGGCTATCGCTATCGCCGCGTCGTGCGCCCCGCCTATGCCTATTACCGCGGATCCTATCCCGTGGTGCGGCACCGCTGGCATCGCCACCACTGGTGAGCTCCTCGCTCCAGATCATGGGCCGTGCTCCGGATGGCGCGGCCTTTCTGGATCAGACGGCATTGGCCTCGGGCGATGTGAGACAACAAGCTGGCTGCCCGCGTCTTGTCCCGCGGCCAACTCGCTTCAATAAGAATCAAGGCTTCACGCTAATCGTTCGAACGTCCTAGCGCCGGCGCGCAACCGCTACGCCAAACAGGAAAGCCACGAACAGGCTGGCGAGGGGGGCTTCGCGTGTGATCGCCGCCACCGTGGAGAGCGGCCGTCCGGGCTTTCGCGCTTCATCTATGGCGTAGGTGAGCCGATCGACCGCCGCACGCAACCCTCCCGCGACCTCGCCGATCGTGTGGGACACATCGGTCGCTGCATCGATCGCGCGCTCGGTAATGCCGGGCTCGGAATTAGGCTGCGGTATGTCCATGCTCAAGCTCGCGGCTTCCAGACTCGACGAAGAACAGAGGCCGGCACCTTTGGCTATCCGCGCGTGCGCTCGTTTTGAACAGCGGGCCCGTAGACCTTTGGCTATCCGCGACAGGCGCCGTTTTGAACGGCGGGTGCCGACCTTGTAGTGAAAATGCCGCCCGCGGGAATTTGTTCCGGCTCCCCGTGAAACGACGGGTGCGAATCTCTGTTACGCTGGTGCAGCCTTGCTGACCTCAGGAGATTGCCGTGACCGATCGAACCACCATGGATCGAGCCCGGCGCATCGCGTTGCTGGGCGCGCCAATCGACATGGGCGCCTCGCAGCGTGGCACCTTGATGGGTCCCGCGGCGCTGCGCACCGCCGGCCTTGCAACATTGCTCGAAAGCCTGGACTTCGAAGTCGTCGATTACGGCGACCTCTCCGTGGCCGAGGTCAGGGACCTCTCCGACAGGCCCCCGGAAAAGGCCAATCACTACCGCGAAATCCAGCGCTGGACGCGCGTCCTCAGTCGTCGCGGCTATGAGATTGCGCAAACCGGTGCTCTGCCGATCTTCCTCGGTGGCGACCACACCCTGTCGATGGGCTCGGTCAATGCGATGGCGCGGCATTGGCAGGCGCGCGGACGCGAGCTGTTCGTGCTCTGGCTCGATGCGCACGCCGACTACAATACGCCGGAGACGACCATCACCGCCAATATGCACGGCATGTCAGCCGCGTTCCTGTGCGGCGAGGCGGGCCTGGATGGTCTGCTGGGCGATGATCCGCGCGCCTCGATTGACCCGGATAGACTCGACCTGTTCGGCGCACGCTCGATCGACAAGCTCGAAAGAGATCTGATGCGCGCACGCCGGATCAGGGTGGTCGACATGCGCCAGATCGACGAGTTCGGCGTCGCCGTGCTGATCCGGCGCGTCATCGAGCGGGTCAAGGCGAGCAGCGGCGTGCTCCATGTCAGCTTCGATGTCGATTTTCTCGATCCCTGTGTCGCGCCGGGCGTGGGGACCACGGTGCCGGGAGGCGCGACCTATCGCGAGGCGCATCTGATCATGGAGCTGCTGCACGATTCCGGCGTGGTGCGGTCGGTCGATATCGTCGAGCTCAATCCGTTCCTGGATGAACGCGGCCGCACTGCACGCACTGCGGTTGAATTAATCGGCAGCCTGTTCGGCCAGCAGATTACCGATCGGCCGACGCCCAGCAACGCGATTGCGCCAGGTGAGTGACGCGCTGGCTGTTTGTGCGCTGCAAGGGAATGGAACTGCTGTTGCGGCCGGTGGCTTTGGATCGGTCCTGAGCGAGATCGCTTGTTTTTGAAATGAGCGCGAATTGCAAATGCGCTTCGCGGAAGCTTTGATGCGGGCCGAGCTTCAGCCGAGGGTCTGCAATGAGCAACACGATCGATGCCAGCGACAAATCCGACAGGACCACGCGCCGCCGCTTCCTGCAAGCCGGCGGCGCAGTGGCAGGGAGTGTCGTCCTCGGAGCCGGTGCATCCGCCGCCGCGGAGACGGAAAACCTTCCGCCCAACGTCCCCGATTGGATGAAGGCACCCGGCGATCCCATGGGAAGCCAGCCCTATGGTGCGCCGTCGCCATACGAAAAGGGCGTCGTCAAGAACATTTCGAAGAATCTCAAGCAATACATCTCCGCGTCCGGCCGCACGCCGTTGCAGGAACTCGACGGCATCATCACGCCGAACGGTCTGTTCTATGAGCGGCATCACGGCGGGGTTCCGACCATCGACCCGGCGCAGCACCGATTGATGCTTCACGGCCTCGTCGAGCGGCCGCTGATCTTCACCGTTGAGGATCTCAGGCGCTTTCCGTCGGAATCGCGCATCCACTTTCTCGAATGCTCCGGCAATCCCGGTTACACCAAGCCCTATGGCAAGACAGCCTCGGACCTCGTTGGTCTTCTGAGCTGCGCCGAGTGGACCGGCGTCAGCCTGAAACTGGTGCTTCAGGAGGCGGGGTTGAAGCCGGAGGCCAAATGGGTGATCGCCGAAGGCGCCGACGCGGCAGCACTGACCCGGAGCATCCCGATCGAGAAATGCCTCGAGGATGCCATGCTCGTCTACAGCCAGAACGGCGAGCGGCTTCGCCCGCAGCAGGGTTATCCGTTGCGGCTGCTGTTGCCAGGTTTCGAAGGCAATATGAACGTGAAGTGGCTGAGGCGCCTGCACGTGACGGCGGAGCCTGCCTACTCGCGTGAGGAGACCTCGAAATACACCGATCTCCTGGCTGATGGCACGGCGCGCGAATTCTCCTTCTACATGGAAGCCAAGTCGATCATCACGCGCCCCTCGGGTGGCCAGCGTCTGAGCGGCCCCGGTTTTCACGAAATCACCGGGATCGCCTGGAGCGGCCATGGCAAGATCAAGCGCGTCGAGGTGTCCGTCGATGACGGCAAGAGCTGGAACGACGCGCGATTGCAGGATCCGGTGCTGACACGTGCCCTCACGCGCTTCCGCTTGCCCTGGCAATGGGACGGCAAGCCCGCTGTGATTCAGAGCCGCGCGATTGACGAGACCGGCTATGTTCAGCCGACGCTCGCCGAACTGCTCGCCGTACGTGGCGAGAATTATTTCTACCACAACAATGCAATCTGGCCCTGGCGCATTGCTGCCGACGGGGAGGTCATCAATGCGCTGGCATGAGATCTGCTGCGTTGCCCTGACTATTCTGTTCGGCATCGGAGCAAGTGAGGCCCAGGCGCAAAGTGCGTACAGCATCGGCCGGCCAGCCACGGCGGCCGAGATCGCGGGCTGGAATATCGATGTCGGACGCGATGGCAGCAATCTGCCGAAGGGAAGTGGATCGGTCAGTCATGGACGCGAAGTGTTCGCGCAGCAATGTGCGTCATGTCACGGCGAGAATGGCGAGGGTGGCATCGGCGATCGCCTCGTCGGTGGACAGGGTACGATAGCGACCGCCAAGCCGATCCGCACGGTCGGAAGCTACTGGCCTTATGCGCCGACGTTATTCGACTACATCCGACGGGCGATGCCGCAGAATGCGCCGCAGTCGCTGAGCGACGACGATGTCTACGCTGTGTCTGCTTATATCTTGAACCTGAACGGGTTGGTCGGAGCGGATGCGACGCTGGATGCCCGATCGCTCGCGGCGATCAGAATGCCGAACCGGGATAAGTTCGTTGGTGACGCACGACCTGATGTCAAGTGAAGGACATGAAATGGTCGAGTTTCCGGTGTTGGCTCGGAACTTGCTTCGATCGGACTGGAACTCGTTGGGCCAGCACGGCGTTGACCTAGCGAGAAGGACAAAGGTGCGGATTCTTCGATGGCAACAGATCGCTTCGCAAACTCCATCTCTATCGCGCTGCGCCATCCCGGCGTCATCGCGATGATCGTGGCCGCCGTGACGATTGCCGCGATGCTGATCGTCGACCACGGGCCATGGAGCCGCGCCAAGACCCAACCGGCTCATGTCGCAATGTATGCGACGACGGGCGAGGCTGCCCATGCGGTGGGCGCCAAGGTGCTTCCGACCGAGCCAAAATCGCCGGTCGAGCCGGAACGGCCGGGGCCGAAGACGTCCCCGACCATCAATCCGGTGCAGCCCTAAGCTTCAGCCCTTGCGGCCGTAGTTGAGAAGTCCTCCGGTCGTCTTCGGCGGATGAGCGCGAAGGGCCTCCTCGTTCGGCTCGGTGCCCCAACCCGGACGATCCGAAACGATCAGATGGCCGTTCTCGATCTGCGGCTCATGCGTGAACAGCTCGCTGTCCCAGGCGAGGCGGTCGATGTCTATCTCCATGATCCGCAGGTTTGGCACCGCCGCACAGAAATGCGCATTCATCATCGAGCAGAGATGGCCGTAGAAATTATGCGGCGCGACGTTGACCTCGAACGCTTCCGCGGCCGAGGCGATCTTCATCGACTGCCACACGCCATTCCAGGGCGTGTCGATGATCGCGACGTCCATCGCCTGTTCTTGGAAATAGGGCAGAAATTCACGCATGCCCAATAGCGTCTCGCAGGACGAGATTGGATGCGGGCTCTGCCGGCGGATGTAGCCCAGCGCTTGCGGGTTGAAGCTGTCGATCTCGATCCAGAACATGTCGAGATCGGCGATCTCGCGCAGGATCTTCAGATAGCCTTCGGTCTTGGCGTTGAAGTTGCAGTCGAGCAGGATGTCGACGTCGGGGCCGGCGCCGTCGCGCATTGCTTCCAGATGCATGCGCAGGTCGCGCAGGATCTTGCGGTCGACATTGATCTCGGGCGCAAAGGGGGAGCCGAAGCCGGGTCGCCAGCCGGTCGGCTTGCCGTCATCGTAAGAGAAGATATTGGTCTTGAGCGCCGTGAATTTCTTCTCGCGCACCTCCCGGCCCATCGCCTTGACGCCGTCGAGGCTCTCGATCGGCGGCTTGTACCAGGAGGGATGATTGATCCGCCATGTCGCACAATGCGACCAGTAAACCCTGATGCGGTCGCGGATCTTGCCGCCGAGCAGCTCGTAGCAGGGGACGCCGAGACACTTTGCTTTGGCATCCAGCAACGCATTCTCGATCGCGCCCAGCGCCTGGGCCACCACGCCGCCGGCGGCGGGGCGCGTGGCGGCGAACAGTTCGGCATGAATGCGCTCGTGCTGGAAGACGTTCTGGCCGATCACACGGGCGGATAGCCGCTGGATCGCGGCGCCGACACCGGGCGAACCAAAACCTTCGTCAAACTCACTCCAGCCAATGATGCCGTCGTCGGTCGTGACCTTGACGAAATGGTAGTTTCTCCAGCCGGCGTCGCAGGCGAGGAGATCGAGATTTTTTGCTTTTGATGAGTTTGCCATGTCGCTCCCTGTCGCCGTGCCGGGCGTTGTTGTTCTTATGCCCGGTCGAAAGCCCGGGCCCAGCCACGATTGTTAGGCTAGTGACGGATCGGCGTGAAGCCCGCCGAGGCACGGCCGGCAGCGCCTTTCGGCCTCATTGGGGGAAAAGCCCGTAGAATCCGATGGGGATAGCCATGATCTTTTACGGGATCGTCCCGAAATTGGGCCAAGCCCAGGCTTTTTTGGCCACAATCGGAACCGATCAAGTCGGCATGTAGTTCTGGCCATGATTTCGCTTCTGGCGCTCCTCACGATGAGTGGGGCCGCCATTTCCGATCGGTTTCTGACAGCCGATCAGCACGTCGCGCAAGGGGTGGAGTAGCGCGACAGGCGAGGGCGCTTTGTCTTTGGGGAGACAACAATGCTTTCAGTAGATCAGTTCTTGCGGTTCATCAGCGTGCCGGCCGTGTTCGCGGCCTTCGTCATTGCGTCTCAGATCTCGGCCGCGCTGACACCGCTCTAGAGCCTTTTCCGTTCCGATGGAATCGGAACGGGGCTCTAGATTCTTGTTTTGACGCGTTTTCTTGACGCGAACCGGTATCCACTTCGCTCGAAAACGCTCTAGCCGATCACGGACGAGCCGAGCAAGGCGAGGACGGCGAGCGCCATCAGCGCGGTGCCGAGCCATCCCAGCGCGACGAGCTGCGATCGGGCCCTGAAGCGCCCCATGATCGTCTTGTTCGAGACGATCATCATCATCATCGCCATGATGGGGACGGCGACGATGCCGTTGAGTACGGCGCTCCACACCAGCATGTGGATCGCGCCGATCCCCGTGAAGCCAAGCCCGAAGCCGATGATGGTTGCGGCGGCGATGATGGTGTAGAAGCCCACCGCCTTCTCGGGCCGTGCCTCCAGCGTCGCGCGCCAGCCGAAGATCTCCGCCACGCCGTAAGCCGCTGAGCCCGCCAGCACCGGGATTGCCAGAAGGCCGGTGCCGATGATGCCGAGGGCGAACAGTGCGAAGGTGAAGTCGCCGGCGAGCGGCCGCAGCGCCTCGGCCGCTTCTGTCGCCGAACCGATGTTGGTGACGCCGTTGGCGTTCAGCACCGCGGCCGTGGTCAGGATGATGAAGAACGCGATGCCATTCGACAGCAACATGCCGAGAGTCGTGTCGACCTTGATGCGCGTAAGCTCGGGATCGCCGCCGCGGCGTGTTTCCTCGCGCAGCGGTCGGTCGCGCTTGCCAAGGTTCATTTCCTCGACCTCCTGGGAGGCCTGCCAGAAGAAGAGATAGGGGCTGATCGTGGTGCCGAGGACCGCGACCACCATCATGAAGTAGTCGGCGCCGACATTCGCCTTCGGCCACACCGCGGCGAGTAGCGCAGTGCTCCATGGAATCTTCACGGTGA
Coding sequences within it:
- the rocF gene encoding arginase; this translates as MTDRTTMDRARRIALLGAPIDMGASQRGTLMGPAALRTAGLATLLESLDFEVVDYGDLSVAEVRDLSDRPPEKANHYREIQRWTRVLSRRGYEIAQTGALPIFLGGDHTLSMGSVNAMARHWQARGRELFVLWLDAHADYNTPETTITANMHGMSAAFLCGEAGLDGLLGDDPRASIDPDRLDLFGARSIDKLERDLMRARRIRVVDMRQIDEFGVAVLIRRVIERVKASSGVLHVSFDVDFLDPCVAPGVGTTVPGGATYREAHLIMELLHDSGVVRSVDIVELNPFLDERGRTARTAVELIGSLFGQQITDRPTPSNAIAPGE
- the soxC gene encoding sulfite dehydrogenase, with the translated sequence MSNTIDASDKSDRTTRRRFLQAGGAVAGSVVLGAGASAAAETENLPPNVPDWMKAPGDPMGSQPYGAPSPYEKGVVKNISKNLKQYISASGRTPLQELDGIITPNGLFYERHHGGVPTIDPAQHRLMLHGLVERPLIFTVEDLRRFPSESRIHFLECSGNPGYTKPYGKTASDLVGLLSCAEWTGVSLKLVLQEAGLKPEAKWVIAEGADAAALTRSIPIEKCLEDAMLVYSQNGERLRPQQGYPLRLLLPGFEGNMNVKWLRRLHVTAEPAYSREETSKYTDLLADGTAREFSFYMEAKSIITRPSGGQRLSGPGFHEITGIAWSGHGKIKRVEVSVDDGKSWNDARLQDPVLTRALTRFRLPWQWDGKPAVIQSRAIDETGYVQPTLAELLAVRGENYFYHNNAIWPWRIAADGEVINALA
- a CDS encoding c-type cytochrome, coding for MRWHEICCVALTILFGIGASEAQAQSAYSIGRPATAAEIAGWNIDVGRDGSNLPKGSGSVSHGREVFAQQCASCHGENGEGGIGDRLVGGQGTIATAKPIRTVGSYWPYAPTLFDYIRRAMPQNAPQSLSDDDVYAVSAYILNLNGLVGADATLDARSLAAIRMPNRDKFVGDARPDVK
- a CDS encoding mandelate racemase/muconate lactonizing enzyme family protein, with product MANSSKAKNLDLLACDAGWRNYHFVKVTTDDGIIGWSEFDEGFGSPGVGAAIQRLSARVIGQNVFQHERIHAELFAATRPAAGGVVAQALGAIENALLDAKAKCLGVPCYELLGGKIRDRIRVYWSHCATWRINHPSWYKPPIESLDGVKAMGREVREKKFTALKTNIFSYDDGKPTGWRPGFGSPFAPEINVDRKILRDLRMHLEAMRDGAGPDVDILLDCNFNAKTEGYLKILREIADLDMFWIEIDSFNPQALGYIRRQSPHPISSCETLLGMREFLPYFQEQAMDVAIIDTPWNGVWQSMKIASAAEAFEVNVAPHNFYGHLCSMMNAHFCAAVPNLRIMEIDIDRLAWDSELFTHEPQIENGHLIVSDRPGWGTEPNEEALRAHPPKTTGGLLNYGRKG
- a CDS encoding NRAMP family divalent metal transporter, whose amino-acid sequence is MLQRLGPGLITGAADDDPSGIATYSQAGAQFGYGLLWTVFLTTPFMIAIQLVSAQIGRVTGKGLAANVMELAPRWLVLGLITLLVVANTFNIAADIAAMAEALSLVIGGLNHEHALIFAAGSTLLQVFLPYRRYAPVLKFLTLTLFAYVATAFTVKIPWSTALLAAVWPKANVGADYFMMVVAVLGTTISPYLFFWQASQEVEEMNLGKRDRPLREETRRGGDPELTRIKVDTTLGMLLSNGIAFFIILTTAAVLNANGVTNIGSATEAAEALRPLAGDFTFALFALGIIGTGLLAIPVLAGSAAYGVAEIFGWRATLEARPEKAVGFYTIIAAATIIGFGLGFTGIGAIHMLVWSAVLNGIVAVPIMAMMMMIVSNKTIMGRFRARSQLVALGWLGTALMALAVLALLGSSVIG